The following are from one region of the Entelurus aequoreus isolate RoL-2023_Sb linkage group LG17, RoL_Eaeq_v1.1, whole genome shotgun sequence genome:
- the LOC133631906 gene encoding prostaglandin E synthase 2-like, translating into MHCGNLRKTKMAAACGRSLLKVGRAVLDSHPGTVTSLYRRAYGTGCTGGTGARFGLRVGGSRALGCAFLLGGGLGLYHTAKLYWVQQHLAQDHCKVSDRGLRLTLYQYKTCPFCSKVRAFLDYHGLAYDIVEVNPVMRQEIKWSAYRKVPILMVDEDLQLNDSTVIISSLKSYLVSKEKKMSDILGCYPEMKSVNERGKAVTEYNNKYWLMLSEADTTLAYPEKGMQKEEMKWRQWADDWLVHLISPNVYRTTGEALASFDYIVREGKFGSFEGFFAKYVGAAAMFVIAKRLKSRHNLQDDVRQDLYKAVNDWVAAIGKKRKFMGGDCPNLADLAVFGVLRVMEGLQAFDDMMSNTKVKNWYRRMVTATRDHQGQKQAASNNKPSAL; encoded by the exons atgcattgtgggaattTACGTAAAACCAAGATGGCGGCGGCCTGCGGCAGGTCTCTCCTTAAGGTCGGCCGGGCAGTGCTGGACAGTCATCCCGGCACCGTCACCTCCCTCTACCGGAGAGCCTATGGTACCGGGTGTACCGGCGGGACGGGGGCCCGGTTCGGACTACGCGTAGGCGGCAGCAGGGCTCTGGGCTGCGCCTTCCTGCTCGGCGGCGGCCTGGGTCTCTACCACACCGCCAAGTTGTACTGGGTCCAACAGCACCTGGCCCAGGACCACTGCAAA GTGTCAGACCGAGGCTTGAGGCTGACCCTGTACCAGTACAAGACCTGCCCCTTCTGCAGCAAAGTGCGAGCCTTCCTGGACTACCATGGTCTGGCCTACGACATCGTGGAGGTCAACCCTGTCATGCGCCAGGAGATCAAGTGGTCCGCCTACAGAAAAGTGCCCATCCTGATGGTGGACGAGGACCTG CAACTGAACGACTCAACGGTCATCATCAGCTCCCTCAAGTCCTACTTAGTCAGCAA GGAGAAGAAGATGTCCGACATCCTGGGCTGTTACCCCGAGATGAAGTCTGTGAACGAGCGCGGCAAGGCGGTGACGGAGTACAACAACAAGTACTGGCTCATGCTGAGCGAGGCCGACACCACGCTGGCCTACCCTGAGAAAGGCATGCAGAA GGAAGAGATGAAGTGGCGTCAGTGGGCCGACGACTGGCTGGTGCACCTCATCTCCCCCAACGTGTACCGGACCACCGGCGAGGCGCTGGCGTCCTTCGACTACATCGTGCGCGAGGGCAAGTTCGGCTCCTTCGAAGGCTTCTTCGCCAAGTACGTGGGTGCGGCGGCCATGTTTGTCATCGCCAAGAGGCTGAAAAGTCG GCACAACCTGCAGGACGACGTGCGGCAGGACCTCTACAAGGCCGTCAACGACTGGGTGGCGGCCATCGGCAAGAAGAGGAAGTTCATGGGCGGCGATTGTCCCAACCTGGCCGACCTG GCGGTGTTTGGCGTTCTCCGGGTGATGGAGGGCCTCCAGGCCTTTGACGACATGATGTCCAACACCAAGGTGAAGAACTGGTACCGGCGCATGGTGACGGCCACACGGGACCACCAAGGACAGAAGCAAGCTGCTTCCAATAACAAACCATCTGCGCTTTGA